The following DNA comes from Streptomyces globosus.
GTTCGCGCGGCGTGGGTTTGCCGCGAGCCGTATCGAGGATGTGGCCGCGGAGGCGGGCATCGGCAAGGGCAGTGTCTACCTGTACTTCTCGGACCGAGACGAGCTGCTGGAGGCGGCCTTCGCTGCGCTGGCGGCACGCTCGGCCGCGCTGATCGAGGAAGCGCTGGCGGGCACGGGCGATCCGGCGGAGCGCCTGGAGCATCTGGTGCGTTCCGTCGTGGCCGTGCTGCTTGGCGAACGGGATCTTGCCCGTGTCCTGCTGGACGTGTGGTCCGTGGGGCGTGGCGGCCGTCCGCCGGTCGACATGGCGGGCTTCTACCGCGAGTACCGGGGCGCGATCGCCATGCTGCTGGCCGATGCCGCCGACAGCGGTGCGGGGCCGACGGTCGAGCCTGTCGCGCACGCCGCGGTCCTCGTCGGGGCGATCGAGGGCTGTGTGCTGCAGTGGCTCTTCGACTCCTCCCTTGATCTGGCCGGACTCGTCGATCCACTGCTGCAGCTGTTGATACCGGCCCGGGCGAAGGGAAGGAACCCGTGATCAACCCGTTGAAGGGCGGTCCTCCGCGGACGGCCCTGCGCCGTGCCGTGCTGCGGGCGCCGATCCGCCTCTACCGGATCGGGCTGGGAGGCCTGCTCGGCCACCGGATGCTCCTGCTCACCCACACCGGACGCGTCAGCGGCCGGCCGCGCCAGGTCGTGGTGGAGGTCCTGGCGCCGGGCGGGCGGCCCGGCAGCTATCTGATCGCGTCCGGCTACGGCGAGCGGTCGCAGTGGC
Coding sequences within:
- a CDS encoding TetR/AcrR family transcriptional regulator, which translates into the protein MAPRRVDRAARREEILAAAVRVFARRGFAASRIEDVAAEAGIGKGSVYLYFSDRDELLEAAFAALAARSAALIEEALAGTGDPAERLEHLVRSVVAVLLGERDLARVLLDVWSVGRGGRPPVDMAGFYREYRGAIAMLLADAADSGAGPTVEPVAHAAVLVGAIEGCVLQWLFDSSLDLAGLVDPLLQLLIPARAKGRNP